The following proteins are co-located in the Candidatus Tanganyikabacteria bacterium genome:
- a CDS encoding twitching motility protein PilT: MTGITYDTGALVAGERNDRRAWALHARTLERGILPIVPSVVLAEAWRGGPQANLARLLDGCLVEALDESSARAAGAALKRSSTDDVSDAVVVTGALHRGDAVVTSDRRDLERLSDALGKRLAIIDV; this comes from the coding sequence GTCGCCGGCGAGCGCAATGACCGGCGGGCCTGGGCTCTTCACGCCCGGACGCTCGAGCGCGGCATCTTGCCGATCGTGCCTTCCGTCGTGCTGGCCGAAGCCTGGCGCGGCGGGCCCCAGGCGAATCTCGCCCGGTTGCTGGACGGCTGTCTCGTAGAAGCGCTCGATGAATCGTCCGCTCGGGCCGCCGGCGCGGCGCTGAAGCGAAGCTCAACCGACGACGTCTCTGACGCGGTCGTCGTCACCGGCGCTCTGCATCGCGGGGACGCTGTCGTCACGAGCGATCGGCGCGACCTGGAACGCCTTTCCGACGCGCTGGGCAAGCGCCTTGCCATAATCGACGTCTGA